The genomic segment CAGCATTAACCACGGGGGCTGTAAATTCGGCTGCATGAACACTTTGGGAAGCTATGAGTGTACCTGTCCCCCTGGCTACAAACTTCATTGGAACAAGAAGGATTGCATCGGTAAGTAGGAAACACTGACATCTGGTGGTCAGAACTATGAATCGCAGCTAGTCTTGTCTAAATAAGGAGAGTATGTGCTTCCCTATAGTGCatctataaaaaaacattaacattaacaaaaaacatttactatgtCTAAcatttgaaatttattttttttgctatgCATAAATACAGACTATTATTTAAGTAGACAATACAGCGCATGAAGCAGCTTGTAATTGCTGTGCGTTTAGCTTTCGTTAGTTTGGTTAATAGGGCAGTTTAAACCAGGACACATGTCCAGGCTTTTACTGTAAGCACCTCTAATAATTTACTTGGCATagatttaaaaatgcagaagtaAAGTCTGTGCTGTAACTTATTGGCGTGTGCTTGTGTTTATTTTCCTGGCTGTCTGCATTTGTGtttatctgtgtctgtgtgtacatgAGGGCATATATCTGTGAGTGTGTATTTCAGAGCTGGTGAAGTGCGTGTCCAGCTGGGTCTCTCCCAAGGCCAGCCTGACCTGCAGCAAAACTGGCAAGAAAGAGAGCTGCTCCCTCACCTGTTCCTCCAAAGCTCACTATCTGGCAGGTAGGCCGTAGAAACTCGCAGGCACAGTGGCCTTGGGCCTCCCTAGCTGCTGTGAAAGGCTGGGCCATTGACCTCTGAAATTAACACCTTTCTGCCATGTGTAGTTGTAAAAAGGTTGGACAAATCCCCTCATGACGGTTAACCCTGTATCTTAAAACTCAATTATGTGTTTAGTAATATGACTCAGTTTTAGTAATAGCAATAAACAAGTGGGGAATATGCTTGAGGCAGTCACAGAGGAAATCTTCACATGTATTTGCATTTCTGTGTGTCTGGAGTGGCTGATGCCCTTGTTTCTTGTGGTTTCATTGCAGAATCtgataacagttatacagtgAGCTGTGGGATTCCTATCCTCCGTGGCAAAAGTACCCCCAAAGCGAACAGCAGCAACTCACAGAGCTGTATAGGTAACCCCCCATTTCAGTGCTAAACGGATAACAAGCCACAGTTTCTGCATTTATTTCTCTTGTCCAGCCCTCGACACATGCTGCATAACAGccatatcatttttttattcactgTTTTTTAATCCTGCAACTCCAGTTGCTGCTGAAGACAggctaaatatttcaaattgctTTGATCTTTCTTGATGCTTTGTCTCTTGCTCTTCTTATTCATCCTGAAAATAAACGTCATCAGTAAAATTCAGTCATGAAAGTTTTGATGCATTCCTATTATTCTCCTTCATTAAAATTGCTGGCTCAGTCTATTAGACACACCAGTATTTCTCCTATTAAGATACAGGCAGCCAAAGATTACATTTTGTTTCgtgctattattttatttctttagataactCCGCTTCAGCTCTCCATGTTCTAACTTTATTTTGATCATTCTCAAAGTCTCTTTTATTCTTTTGAATTATGTACCCTGAGCATCATGATTTCTGCCCACTATCACTATTTCCTTTCGTGGGCAGTAAGACCTCCCCCCATTTTCAGGAAATCTGCAGAATGATTTCTTGAAAATCACAACAGACTGGTGTATCTTTCCAGGTTATACTAAATGACTGGTCatttatacataaaaatatataatttatatatatatattataaagatATTTATGTATATTATTCTTTATTTGCAATAGTCTGAATTTCATTCCCACTCAGATGTCTCCCTGAACTCTATCATAGCCAGTATTATTTGGAAGGGCATGTGGCCAAGGGTTTGATTGATGACCTTTCAGCACCCAAAAGCTTATGGTGGTTTGGCTTTATctacatttaaatattattattgggCATTTCAGTGAAGAGTGTTTAGGACTTGGCATAGATTATACCCCTTAGACTTTAGGTTCTTTTATTTTCTGCCCCAAGAGGAAGGACTGCATCCTTCCAAATGGGGCATCTAACAGCTTTGGACATATTGGACGGGTGGAAAATAGGCAGCCACCTTCATGGAATGACCCCGTAATTTATCTTCCAAAAATTGACTAAAAATCTTTTCTATGATTCACTTTTTTGTTGCTGTCTTTTTGTGAACTctcctttcctttttctttggCTGAtactatattataattattgtgtACCAATTCAAAAGAGAataagaaacattttgacaccagAGATCACTGAAGTAATTGCAAATCAGAAATGTTGTTCGGGTTATGACGCAGgtgaacatttttaatgaaatcgCAGGATCGGGTAACATTTTCCTTGCACTGTGCTGAAGTTTGTTATTCTGATTATCATCAATTCCTGTGTTTTTTGTCCTGACACTTAGGGAAATGATTGTGATTAAGGGAAGCTGAAGCAGAGTAAGTGTATGGGGTCACTGTGGTATCAGAGAGGTGAGGGTAAAGGGAGAGAGAACTGGTCCTGCTGTGTCAGGTTAACACCACACACTGCTCTGTTTGTCTGTAGAGACTCTGGCTCCACCAGTGAAGCACAAAGCCTCTTTCAAGATCAAAGACGCCAAGTGTCACCTGCACCCCAAACTGAAGGGCCGCCAAGAAGAGGGTGGGCGCCAGCAGGGGCCAGGTGAGACATGATGGGCGTGAGcatgtgagggagtgtgtgtacAGGTCTACACACTCACTCCCTTCATAAAACGTCTCAGAAGAGAGATGTGAGGAATATGTTGCTCACTCTCAAAGTGAAAGAAATCTGTACCACAGGGGGCATATTACTACAAAATAATGAATGCTTACAGCCTTGCTGTGTTAAACAGCCCTGAATTAGTGTGGTGCTCCtctgcacctacagtataattataACCCTACTGCATTATATCTGTGTAAGGCCTTACATGACACACAAAGCCACATTTCCAGACACAGATGGGTTTGtgtctgttctgttttaaaCTTGCTGATGTGAAGCAGCTGCTTTTTTTTCGTATGCCAGGGCTCTGTATCCCGTTGTCACTGAAACCCAGGGTTCAGCTATAGATTTCACACTGTTTTGGAGTTGTGGAGGAATTGTAGTGATTccgtatttaaaaatatgtccACCAGCAGCGGCAGCAGGCTCCAGAATCAAAGGTCATCACTGTCTTGCAAAGCCAATTTCAAGGCCAGCCTCACACACTGAACCCCACCCCAACTCCCCCTGCATGCCTCTCAGTGTCTATGTCTGCTTTTCCCCAGGGAGTGGGCAGCCCTGCAGCGACTGCTTCGTCACCTTCGTCAACCTGAAGTGTGACTCCTCCAAGAAAGCAAAGGGCCGCCGTACCCGCAACCCCCCCAACAAGGAGGTGACCAGGATCACGCTGGAGCTGGAAGCAGAGATCAAGCCCGGTGACGTCACAGGTGAGGAGACACCGAGCGGACCGGAAACATGCTGCAAACGTCTCAGCAAAGAGACCCGGCATGGTATCTGCTAGGCAGGGCATAGTCCTGCCTCTCACCCTGTGTTTCCAGGAAGGGCTCCAGGGTGCTGTCCTAACCAGGAGTAACCAggcattctgaaaataaaataaagaaccgATCACTGTCTGTCCTAGAGCTTCAAATGGTTAACAAATTCTGTAGCTGGCCCACCTCTCCTTAATCCAAGAAacaacttttcttttctttcttaacTGTTTTTGCTTTGTTACAGGAAGGCTTACAAGGTGGATCGTCACAGTGATGTTTTTTGTAACCTGTATTCTGGTGGAAGTGTCTTGCGGTTCAAAGCATTGATCCCTGTCCAATAAGGGAAAGCATTGTCTTTTGGAGAATAGTCATCTTGTGCCTAAGTGTTAGGAGACAAATGTTTTCCTAATCTTGTTATTGATCAGGTTGAAGGATGTTCTTTATTGATTATTTAATGCTACATAGATTACCCTGAAATCAAAGAGGATGTAATCAATACCATTGGAAACAGGGTGAATAAGGAGAATGGGTTATTGTGATGTTGATGTGCACCCATGTCTTTATGTGTCCCCCCGCTCAGATATAATCTGCCTGTGCCCCTGCATTTCCACAGGAAACTGCAATCTGAACTGCCTAAGACAACGTATGGAGAAGCAGGTGAAGTCCTACATCAAGACCCTGAAGAAATCCATCAACCAGGAACGCTTCCTGATCCGTGTGGCTGGTCTGGATTATGAGGTGGCCCAAAAGCTGGCGGGAGCCACTGAGAAGCAGGAGAACTGTGGACCGGgtcgggagagagagagtgggcgCTGTGGTAAGGAAGGGGCTGACGGCAGCATCTCCGACTGAGAGACACAGCCATGGAGCTTAGAAGTGTTGAAAAGCAAACATAGACAGTAAACAGTTTATTTTGTATCTTAACACACTTACCATACTTAGTGACAGAACAGGCACCATATATGTGTGTCAAACAATTGCTCATACTGTATTGATATGGTCTATCTGAGGAGTATATAAGGAGACTATATGGGAAAGACACGTAAAATGCAGATtaaattccatttattttaaaaaaagttctttACAGTAAATTAGCCTAAAAAAAGAGGACTGAATGAGAagctttgtcatttaaaaaacatgcttCTGTATctgtcacactgcacacagtcTCTGACTCATGTCTTTGCTGCTTTTTCAGTCAGATGTGTGCCCGGGTCCTACTACCATGGGGAGCAGGAACGATGCCTTCCGTGCCCACCAGGCACCTTCCAAGAGAAGGAGGGGCAGCTGGCCTGTGACCTCTGCCCTGGAAGTGAAGGCCATGGACCTTCTGGTGCTCGAAATATAACATCCTGTGCAGGTATGTCCAGAGTACTCTTGCAGCCTTTCTCCAGATGTCTCATTTCTCAAATGACTAGGGTTTTTCTGTCACAAAGCACAATCCGACTAAACAGTTGTTGTGTTTTAACAAACCAAGTACTGTCATACTTATGTAAATGAGCACAACACAACAGAGTGTTTCATCAAAAGCCTAatatttttcccattttttatatttaatatgtcACAGCTGTGTACATGCATTCTCACATTCTTTACCAATGTATTTGTGTATataatctaataataataaaccattATTAATGGTGATATTATCAGCTTTAAGCTTGATTTAATCAGATCTCAAAAGCTAAGCAGCAGCGAATCCTTATCtatactgggatgggagacctgtaAGGAAAACTGGGATGATCCTGTAAATGGTGTTAGTGGAATAGTAGGGGGCTCTCTTTCCCCTGGACCAGAATTTACAGAACCAGTGCCCCAGTGATAAGGAGTTCTGTGCTGTAGGAGACAGTGTCCACTGGGTAAGACATTGAAACCACAGTCCTGATTAGGGTCATTAAAGACCCCGTCGCCCCATGTAAGAGCATAGATATAAACTACGATGCTCTGGCGAAATTCCACTCTTACCTTGCACAATCTGGCCTCCTTAAAGTTATCCCTTAATGTATTTAGTGAAGTAATTTCACACTTCTCTACATGATCTGCTGTGTAGCAGGGCTGCTGTGCATCATCTACGTTAGTGCTGTACTGCAGAGGTGGATTATTTAAAGGGCTTTGTAatcttttgggatgaaaagcaaggaattattattataaaaatcaAATGTGTGATGATAATTCCTGGAAGATATTGTATATCTTACTCGATAAATATGCTTTAACATAAACAAAGCtgaagtacagtaggtagctgAGTCAGTATGGGTAGGCTAGAAGAAACAGGtttcattccatgctgatagCAAAAGTaatgaaacacaacatttcgcctgtggagccttcttcgggtggtacattttttttctttcatttgttttcctctcaacatggaataaatctttacctgCTTCATTACATAAATGAACCTAATGTAGAACCGGTATACCCCAGTTATATTCTATATTTTGAGCAAGTAATAATGTAGCTCTGTTCCTTCTTTCTGCTGTGCTCAGGTCAGTGCCCCACAGGGCATTACTCCACCGACGGGTTCAAGCCCTGTCAGCCATGCCCACATGGAACCTACCAGCCAGACACAGGCCGGACCTTGTGCTTCCCCTGTGGTGGGGGGTTGAGCACCAAGTGGGAGGGTGCCAGTTCCTTCCACGACTGCGAGGCCAAAGGTGAGCTAGCCTTCTCCCTAGAGAACCCCATTCAGGGTTCGCAAAGGTGGTGCTACAGGCCGCGTGCTTGAGGTTATATTTCCCAGAGATAACACTAGGCCAAACTAAAGtacgtttttttctttaaatagggAGCCGCCATCTAGAACCAGAAATATTTTTACACTTTACACTTCTTCAGTGGCTTCagcataaaactaaaaaaacgtgtttcaaaccctagccctaaccctCTTCCTAAGGACAGCTGATTTATGTTTCTGTTATGATATTTGTTGTACCCCAGACATAGCCCCATTTCAGTGTATAACCATGAGTTCTGCTAGGCCATTATAGTGCAGAATGTTATGTTCCTCACCTATTCTTTGGCCTTACTAATCCATGTCCTGTCtctgttctctgcagttcagtGTTCTCCTGGTCACTACTACAATACTACAGTCCATCGATGCATTCGTTGCCCAGTAGGCACCTATCAGCCAGACTTCCGCCAGAACTACTGTATCTCCTGCCCTGGCAACACCACCACAGACTTTGACGGCGCCACCACTGTCTCCCAGTGCAAGAGTAAGGCCCTTCAGACATGCCTCGCCCTTCTCTGACTCCGTCTGAGTTCTCACAGTGGAATATCTAAACTTGTCCTGTCTGTCATGTGTGCGTTCTTGTACATGTTTGTGTTCACAATACAGACCGGGAGTGTGGTGGCGAACTGGGCGAGTACACTGGCTATATCGAGTCACCCAATTACCCGGGCAACTACCCTGCCAATGTGGAGTGCACTTGGAACATCAACCCCCCACCCAAGCGCAAGATCCTCATTGTGGTGCCCGAGATCTTCCTGCCCTCCGAGGACGAATGTGGGGACGTGCTGGTGATGCGCAAAAACTGTGAGTTCAGCCTCTCTGCCTTTCTGGTAGCCCTCAGTCACACCACAATATCGCCTCAACACGATGCGGTAGCATGTCAGTAATGAAACAGCTATGCTAAACAAGGACTAGAACACCACGAAATAAGCTGATTTATATGCAGTACTAGAATATGTCAAAAGGAAGTTGACAGCTAATGTAAGAGCAGtggcaaaaaaaagtttaattagaaGGAGTTCTTGTTGCTTGATAGCTTTTTTGTTTAGATCACTGCACTGTTAAATATTATCCCTAAAACATGGTAGAATTACCCCActtttacaaaatacatttcaatcCATTGTTAAAATATCAGCTTTTTGCATGACTGTGTACCTCTGGCCCCGCTTGTTACACGAGAGcggatagtttttttttagctcCATTGTTGTGTGTTTTACATATTGTTTGTCACAGCTGCTCATTTTAAATAGCAAGGTTCTGTATCTGTAGTTCTTCTTGAATGTGTTTATTTGTTGTGTTGGTGTTGAAGCTTAATGTCGTCCGCgatttgtaacataacaaaatgTCCTGAACAATTTCTAATTAAGGCATTACTAATGAGCATTACTGACGTCGTACACACTGCTTCTGTCTCCCTCTTTTGCCCATTATCCTCCAGCCTCTCCAACCTCCATCACCACCTACGAGACGTGTCAGACATACGAGCGTCCCATTGCCTTCACGGCGCGCTCTCGCCGCCTCTGGATCAACTTCAAATCCAACGAGGCCAACAGTGCCCGGGGCTTCCAGATCCCCTATGTCACGTACGATGGTAAAGGCCTAGCACAGTGTTCACGACACCCAACGGTGTGCACAGCACCCAACAGTGTTCACACACCCTACAGTGTTCACAGCACCAAACGGTGTTCACAGCACCCAACGGTATTCAAGCGTTCACAACTCCTGACAGTTTTCACAACACCCAACAGTGTTCACAGCACCTAACATCGTTCACAACACCCAACGGTGTTCATAACACCCAACAGTGTTCACAGCACCTAGCAGTGTTCACAACGTCCAACGGTGTTCACAAAACCCAATGGTGTTCACAACACCCTACAGTGTTCAGAGCACCTAACAGTGTTCACAACACCCAACAGTGTTCTAAGCACCCAACAGTGTTCAAGTAGTCACAACTCCTAACACTGTTCACAGCATCCAACAGTGTTCACAGCGTCCAACAGTGTTCACAACTTGTAACAATGTTCACAGCACCAAACAGAGTTCACAGACAGTCATCTAAAGAAGCATGTGAACACCGTCCcataagaaacatttcagaaccAAGCCAAAGGTAGTATTCACAATGGTGAATGTCTCTGTTGGAGATATGTTAGATGTCGTGGAGATCTTTAGCAAACTATGAATATAGGTACACTTCTTAAAACATAGCTTTCTACCATAAGTCATgcctgaacatacagtagggtGCACCTAAAGGCTAGCACGTCATGGGAAATTACATCATACATAGGAACTGCTGTCTATAAATGAAGGAGCAGTACCAATATTTTTCCTCTGCTGTTGACCTTTCtgacctttaaaaaaatccctGTACTGCTTTGGGCAATAGTATTCACGTAATATCAAAATGTTTACATTGTTCCTTTGTACATATTTGTCAATGCCATTATAACATGAATACTAATACAGTGTGTAATAATGTGTCCAGCACGTTTTGAAGCATATTTATTTTGCCATGTGAACaatcatatatattttatttgccCCATACCTCCCCTACTTACTCTTTGATCCCACACTGCAGTGTTTAGAAgcagtaaaatgtattgttCACAAAATATATGCCTTGAAAAAATCCTGTTCTACGGTATGCTGAAATGTCCGAATATCTGTAGGCTTAACCCTGACAGACAAGTCTGAAAGCAACCATAGGTTAGAGGCTGATGTGTTTTGTACTGGATTCACACTGTGTGTGCCTAATACTGTATCTGCACTCTTTTTGCAGAGGACTATGAACAGCTGGTGGAGGACATTGTGAGAGATGGCAGGCTGTATGCGTCTGAAAACCACCAAGAGATCCTGAAGGTGAGGCCCTGTGTCTGCAGTCATCTGGATCTTTCCTTTTGGGCTTTTTTAAACCCTAATTTTGGGATGTCTCAAAACTAATCCAAAACCTCTCATCCTTACACTAGATAGTGGAATTGGGAAAGGTTTTTTAATGTATCATGTTAAACAgtctgaaagtttcaaaacaagtATATTGGGATATTCCAGACCAGTGTGGATCCACTCAGGTTGATGTTCAATTGGCATGcgtcagctgcaaaggaacacgtaGTGGTGAATTccatgataaaaaaacagaaaggagcAACACAACATTTGGGCTGTAGAGAATCCCGAAAAAGGATTTACACCCCAAATTGTGCATCTCTCCTTTCTGTTTTCAACACGgaattatttgttcctttgaacTGGCTGATGCAGCTGAGCTTTCATTTTCAATCTGAGTTGCCGGCTCCTAGCCTGACATCACTGGTCTTTGATGatgcaaatgcattttgttttctacagCCCCACCccataaaatgtgaaagagcaggGCACAGTTTACGCTTTACAAACCTGACCTAAAAAACAGTTGAACTCTGTCGGTTTGCCGGTCTCTTGACGTGAGCTTGCTGTTATCCTTGGCAGGATAAGAAGCTGATTAAAACCCTGTTTGATGTGCTGGCTCACCCAAACCACTACTTCAACTACACCACCCGGGAGTCCAAGGAGATGCTTCCACGATCCTTCATCCGCCTGCTCAGCAGCAAAGTCTCGGCCTTCCTCAGACCATACAAGTAGCCCCAGGGCCAGCGAGCCAGCTACATAGCCCGCAGCAGCAACAAGATGACAAAGAGACTCTCTTTTTATGGCTTTTAAAACATACGTCACTAtgcagattttcatttttttcggCTTTTGTTTCTACCGGCGGATGTCACCCACCGAGCTCACTCCAGTCTTCTCATTGAGTCAGACCAGATTTTGGTTTGATTGGCTCTTCCCCCCTCCATCTTTATTTATCGCCACTTGTTGTTGTGTCCATTTTTTGTTTGTCTGAAGTCCCGTGAAAGACGTTCGCAAAACCCTGTGCTTTAGCTGCAGCGAGAACTGTCTCCATCACAGCTGCTTCCTTTCAAGGTGAAAGAACATCCTTATTAGAACAATAAGGAACTTTTACATACTTAAAATGAATTGAAATTTTCACCGGATGTGTGAAAGTGGTAAAGTGCTTTCTTGTTGGACTCTTATGTAGTCTCCTTTTCCTAAAATGGGACTTGAGCTCTGGTATCTCTTATTGTTTTGTACATCTTAATTATGTTCAGAGCATTACTATATTCAGGCTCTTAGAGCAATGCTTCTTAAGGTCTTGCTGTTAAAACAGTTTGATTTCTTATCTTTTTATGTCCGTTTCTTGTTGGATTGTATTAGTTTGTGTTGCTTCCTTTTAAACTGTTCTTATATTCCAAGTTAAATAGCTTCTCCAAACAGAAACCTCTATTTTCAGCACACATTTAGTGCTTCCAAAAAACACAGTATAGGAAACCTAGAGAAACCCGAGTCTGTGATCACAATGTGTTTTAATGTGCTTCACATTAAAAACGGTCCCTTAACAGAgacggaaaaaaaaatgttcctggGACATCAGGTGCTCACTTCAATGGTCACTTTAAAACTTGGTTTTGATTCGAACCCTTGAATATTTAAGGGTTTCCCCCCAGAAGGAGCTActtttgttggaaaaaaaaaatggatctgATAGAAAAGAGAGAATTGAAAAACGTGACCGAAGACAATATATGAAAGGAGCAGTTAAGGCATACTATAGCAAGAATTCAAAACTGGCAAGTTATTCAGATAATGCTTAGGCCTCATTTAAGTCACAGCTGTGACCCTGAGATCTTGATTCATTGTTGTAATTAACTGACTGTGATGAAGTTTGAGCCCAGGTTTTCCAGGTGGCCCACCCCAAATGAATACCCTTTCACCCAAAGAAGCCAAGTCCTCTGCTGATACCCTTCTCCCCCTCTAACTCTGTCCCACCAAAATCAGCTCTTCCAAAGACTGCCTCAGTGGCAAGAttatccttttttattttatgcactAGATCTAGACCCACCATCCTACCTTTGTTGTAAAAGTGCAATGATTTTAGTCTTcttttgttgttcttttgtATACAGCAAGGGAAGAACAATATTTATACCTGCCAAAACTGTACAATggaatgtcttttttatttttttaaagaatatattCTTACGTTACTTTTGAAATACAGCGACTGGCACTTGggttgtatttaaaaacaaaacaggatctAAACGTTTTCATGTCCCTTAAAAatggatgtcattttaatttaaatagtaatatacatgtatatatctAAAGAACATCCTTGCGGATGAACAACTTTACAGGTCttaaaacaaagttcttcacatTATTGAAACTTCCTAGTGGTGCATATATACTGTTAATACACATAGTGTGCAAGTTTATTAGAACGCCCCAGTACTTCTGTAAACATTCATTTGCTGTGAATGTGAAAccactctttttttaaaaccctgGTAAATTGTCAAAATAGAAAAATTAGGTtaacaaatttaatttatgtCCATAtgccacacatatcagatcattttaaaatgtttagagaaaACTAATACATAGACTTTAACATAGCAAAATAGTAAAAAAGACTGCTTTGAAGTTTGGTTTTGATTATCTTCACAAAATAGGTGGACAGCAGTCAGTACTATTACCAGTCATACTATTTGTAGTATCGTATCCCAGGAAAAATGCTGATTAGGTAGAATTTCATATGCCAGTAAGATGACTTCAAATAAACCTCCAATAAAACCTTAACTTGGATTTAGTTGTTATGCTGCTTCAGGTTAGATAGGTTTATGAAaatgtcatgtacagtacttttttgGGTACAAAGCTCTATAATTCAAGAACCCTATTAAATGTGCACATCACTGCACAATATTTCTACAAATAGAATAATCTTCTGTCAGTTGGTACAAGTTTAGCAGtaattgcattaaaaaatgaacaaatcgCATGGTTTTCATACTACAAGAACACATTTCCAGGTGTTCCACTGCACCT from the Lepisosteus oculatus isolate fLepOcu1 chromosome 5, fLepOcu1.hap2, whole genome shotgun sequence genome contains:
- the scube3 gene encoding signal peptide, CUB and EGF-like domain-containing protein 3 isoform X2, with the translated sequence MYRYAVMRASIGFLGFFLVAFVQQPDSALGTKSTQDVDECAEALDNCNIDAICQNTLKSYKCICKSGYTGDGKHCEDIDECESDYNGGCVHECINIPGNYRCTCYDGFRLAHDGHNCLDVDECAEGNGGCQQICVNMMGSYECRCREGFFLSDNQHTCIQRPKEGMNCMNKNHGCAHICRETPKGGIACECRPGFQLTKNQRDCKLTCNYGNGGCQHTCEDTDQGPKCGCHMKFALHSDGKTCVETCAVNNGGCDSTCHDAVTGVRCSCPVGFTLQPDRKTCKDIDECRLNNGGCDHVCRNTVGSFECSCKKGYKLLTDERTCQDIDECSFDRACDHSCVNSPGSFQCFCHKGYVLYGLAHCGDIDECSINHGGCKFGCMNTLGSYECTCPPGYKLHWNKKDCIELVKCVSSWVSPKASLTCSKTGKKESCSLTCSSKAHYLAESDNSYTVSCGIPILRGKSTPKANSSNSQSCIETLAPPVKHKASFKIKDAKCHLHPKLKGRQEEGGRQQGPGSGQPCSDCFVTFVNLKCDSSKKAKGRRTRNPPNKEVTRITLELEAEIKPGDVTGNCNLNCLRQRMEKQVKSYIKTLKKSINQERFLIRVAGLDYEVAQKLAGATEKQENCGPGRERESGRCVRCVPGSYYHGEQERCLPCPPGTFQEKEGQLACDLCPGSEGHGPSGARNITSCAGQCPTGHYSTDGFKPCQPCPHGTYQPDTGRTLCFPCGGGLSTKWEGASSFHDCEAKVQCSPGHYYNTTVHRCIRCPVGTYQPDFRQNYCISCPGNTTTDFDGATTVSQCKNRECGGELGEYTGYIESPNYPGNYPANVECTWNINPPPKRKILIVVPEIFLPSEDECGDVLVMRKNSSPTSITTYETCQTYERPIAFTARSRRLWINFKSNEANSARGFQIPYVTYDEDYEQLVEDIVRDGRLYASENHQEILKDKKLIKTLFDVLAHPNHYFNYTTRESKEMLPRSFIRLLSSKVSAFLRPYK
- the scube3 gene encoding signal peptide, CUB and EGF-like domain-containing protein 3 isoform X1, giving the protein MYRYAVMRASIGFLGFFLVAFVQQPDSALGTKSTQDVDECAEALDNCNIDAICQNTLKSYKCICKSGYTGDGKHCEDIDECESDYNGGCVHECINIPGNYRCTCYDGFRLAHDGHNCLDVDECAEGNGGCQQICVNMMGSYECRCREGFFLSDNQHTCIQRPKEGMNCMNKNHGCAHICRETPKGGIACECRPGFQLTKNQRDCKLTCNYGNGGCQHTCEDTDQGPKCGCHMKFALHSDGKTCVGERSVQQQAAPQLLPNETCAVNNGGCDSTCHDAVTGVRCSCPVGFTLQPDRKTCKDIDECRLNNGGCDHVCRNTVGSFECSCKKGYKLLTDERTCQDIDECSFDRACDHSCVNSPGSFQCFCHKGYVLYGLAHCGDIDECSINHGGCKFGCMNTLGSYECTCPPGYKLHWNKKDCIELVKCVSSWVSPKASLTCSKTGKKESCSLTCSSKAHYLAESDNSYTVSCGIPILRGKSTPKANSSNSQSCIETLAPPVKHKASFKIKDAKCHLHPKLKGRQEEGGRQQGPGSGQPCSDCFVTFVNLKCDSSKKAKGRRTRNPPNKEVTRITLELEAEIKPGDVTGNCNLNCLRQRMEKQVKSYIKTLKKSINQERFLIRVAGLDYEVAQKLAGATEKQENCGPGRERESGRCVRCVPGSYYHGEQERCLPCPPGTFQEKEGQLACDLCPGSEGHGPSGARNITSCAGQCPTGHYSTDGFKPCQPCPHGTYQPDTGRTLCFPCGGGLSTKWEGASSFHDCEAKVQCSPGHYYNTTVHRCIRCPVGTYQPDFRQNYCISCPGNTTTDFDGATTVSQCKNRECGGELGEYTGYIESPNYPGNYPANVECTWNINPPPKRKILIVVPEIFLPSEDECGDVLVMRKNSSPTSITTYETCQTYERPIAFTARSRRLWINFKSNEANSARGFQIPYVTYDEDYEQLVEDIVRDGRLYASENHQEILKDKKLIKTLFDVLAHPNHYFNYTTRESKEMLPRSFIRLLSSKVSAFLRPYK